One Novosphingobium sp. G106 DNA segment encodes these proteins:
- a CDS encoding cupin domain-containing protein translates to MAKDQQDTPRFQIFRAKDAPGLMEAECMSVEPFTPIQRAGMDRALAAGYLEGDEIQVLCQLPGFSLTHVWFKEGYVLPLHSHDCDCLYYIIAGSIRLGTEELGPRDSFFIPSGVPYTYKPGPDGVELLEIRQAASFNFVNLAKNEGFWDKVVEQTAQHREAWKSAKRPLLNA, encoded by the coding sequence ATGGCAAAGGATCAACAAGACACGCCCCGGTTCCAGATTTTCCGCGCCAAGGATGCGCCGGGATTGATGGAAGCAGAATGCATGTCGGTGGAGCCCTTCACGCCCATCCAGCGCGCTGGAATGGATAGGGCGCTCGCCGCCGGCTATCTCGAAGGCGACGAGATCCAGGTACTCTGTCAGCTCCCGGGCTTCAGCCTGACCCACGTCTGGTTCAAGGAAGGCTACGTCCTGCCCCTGCACAGCCACGATTGCGACTGCCTCTATTACATCATCGCCGGCAGCATCCGGCTCGGCACCGAGGAGCTTGGCCCGCGCGACAGCTTCTTCATTCCTTCCGGCGTGCCCTACACTTACAAGCCCGGCCCCGACGGCGTCGAACTGCTCGAAATCCGCCAAGCCGCCAGCTTCAACTTCGTCAATTTGGCAAAGAACGAAGGTTTCTGGGACAAGGTCGTGGAGCAGACCGCCCAGCACCGCGAGGCGTGGAAGTCGGCAAAGCGCCCCTTACTCAACGCCTGA
- a CDS encoding alpha/beta fold hydrolase yields the protein MQRPFRLAIPQARLEWISRRVADAVIGYAPDDDADWKYGTDARYLAELRDYWRDRYDWAAAQEAFNAYPQYVAEIEGVAVHFYHLPATNGQKGYPIILSHGWPGSVLEFLEALPLLAARGYDVVVPSLPGYGFSGRPRRPIGAGDIARMWRTLMVEVLGYARFGAQGGDWGASVTTALARDHKDVVAAFHLNYLAYRPSGAMSPEEAEWFKTAKKRMNDVGAYSKQMTSRPQTIGLALADSPIGFASWVLEKYRAWSDNDGNIETAFSKDQLITNIMTFLVSDNVQAAMWLYNSMVTARPTDGGPIAVPMGFARFPRETAPPPREAAGKRFNIVHWQDMPKGGHFAAWEEPELFASEVAGFFDRWR from the coding sequence GTGCAGAGACCCTTCCGCCTCGCGATTCCGCAAGCCCGGCTCGAATGGATCTCGCGCCGTGTGGCAGACGCGGTGATCGGCTATGCGCCCGATGATGACGCCGACTGGAAATATGGGACCGATGCGCGCTACCTCGCCGAGCTGCGCGACTACTGGCGCGACCGCTACGATTGGGCGGCCGCTCAGGAGGCGTTCAACGCCTACCCGCAATATGTCGCCGAGATCGAAGGCGTCGCGGTCCATTTCTATCATTTGCCGGCGACCAATGGGCAAAAGGGTTACCCGATCATCCTCAGCCATGGTTGGCCGGGCTCGGTGCTCGAATTTCTCGAGGCATTGCCGCTGCTGGCGGCGCGCGGCTACGACGTCGTCGTGCCGTCGCTGCCCGGCTACGGATTTTCCGGACGGCCCCGGCGGCCAATCGGCGCAGGCGACATCGCGCGGATGTGGCGCACGCTCATGGTCGAGGTGCTTGGCTATGCGCGCTTCGGCGCACAGGGCGGCGACTGGGGTGCCTCGGTAACCACCGCGCTTGCCCGCGACCACAAAGACGTCGTCGCAGCCTTTCACCTCAATTACCTCGCCTATCGACCGAGTGGCGCGATGTCTCCCGAGGAAGCGGAGTGGTTCAAGACCGCCAAGAAGCGGATGAATGACGTCGGCGCCTATTCGAAGCAGATGACCTCGCGGCCGCAAACCATCGGCCTCGCGCTGGCCGATTCACCGATCGGCTTTGCCTCATGGGTCCTCGAGAAATACCGCGCCTGGTCGGACAACGATGGCAATATCGAAACCGCTTTCAGCAAGGACCAGCTGATCACCAATATCATGACCTTCCTGGTCAGCGACAACGTCCAGGCGGCGATGTGGCTCTACAATTCAATGGTGACCGCGCGGCCGACCGACGGGGGACCGATCGCGGTGCCCATGGGCTTCGCCCGCTTTCCGCGCGAGACTGCTCCGCCGCCACGCGAAGCGGCCGGGAAGCGCTTCAACATCGTCCACTGGCAGGATATGCCAAAGGGCGGGCACTTCGCGGCTTGGGAAGAGCCCGAGTTGTTTGCCTCGGAAGTCGCTGGCTTCTTCGATCGCTGGCGCTGA
- a CDS encoding cyclase family protein yields the protein MNERPTMASESERQSDKRWSIRPEGSNWGDFGVDDQIGRLNLITPERRRAAAAEVTEGLAFCLSLPLDCPRVQLNPRRFPPQMSFAMRGQDPAMNYPYDRTFPGQKDVVCDDRALLSLQYSTQWDALCHMGFLFDAQGNGEAEATYYNGYRANEHIHGPFDYLHDREPKDGPYGAHALGIERLAETGLQARGVMIDLFAHVGLEAVAVGYDRLMRILDADRVVVEPGDVLCFRTGFDRALLTQYADPAAPFDPHRCSGLDGFDEGVLRWIDECGAAALVSDNEAVEFMPDFKRETPHGSRVPLHNHCLFKLGIPLGELFLLSDLADWLRANGRSRFLFTAPPLRLPSAVGSPVTGVGTV from the coding sequence ATGAACGAAAGACCGACGATGGCGAGTGAAAGCGAAAGGCAATCCGACAAACGCTGGTCGATCCGGCCCGAGGGCTCCAACTGGGGCGATTTCGGCGTCGACGACCAGATCGGGCGCCTGAATCTGATCACTCCCGAGCGCCGCCGCGCGGCCGCGGCCGAAGTGACCGAGGGGCTGGCCTTCTGCCTGTCGCTGCCGCTCGACTGCCCGCGCGTACAGCTCAACCCGCGCCGTTTCCCACCGCAGATGTCGTTTGCGATGCGTGGGCAAGATCCGGCGATGAACTATCCCTACGACCGGACCTTTCCCGGCCAGAAGGACGTCGTCTGTGATGACCGCGCGCTGCTGAGCCTGCAGTATTCGACGCAGTGGGACGCGCTCTGCCACATGGGGTTCCTGTTCGATGCACAGGGGAACGGCGAGGCGGAAGCGACCTATTACAACGGCTACCGGGCGAACGAGCACATCCATGGTCCGTTCGATTACCTCCATGACCGCGAGCCCAAAGACGGCCCCTATGGCGCGCATGCACTGGGGATCGAGAGGTTGGCCGAGACCGGGCTGCAGGCGCGCGGGGTGATGATCGATCTCTTCGCCCATGTCGGGCTGGAGGCGGTGGCGGTCGGCTACGACCGGCTCATGCGCATCCTCGACGCGGATCGGGTGGTAGTCGAGCCGGGTGACGTGCTGTGCTTCCGCACCGGCTTCGACCGGGCTCTGTTGACGCAATATGCCGACCCGGCCGCGCCGTTCGATCCGCACCGCTGTTCGGGCCTCGACGGTTTCGACGAGGGTGTCCTGCGATGGATCGACGAGTGCGGCGCGGCGGCGCTGGTATCGGACAACGAGGCGGTGGAGTTCATGCCCGACTTCAAGCGCGAGACGCCGCATGGCTCGCGCGTGCCGCTGCACAACCACTGCCTGTTCAAGCTGGGTATCCCGCTCGGCGAGCTGTTCCTGCTGAGCGACCTCGCCGACTGGCTGCGCGCCAACGGCCGCTCGCGCTTCCTGTTCACCGCGCCGCCGCTGCGTCTGCCGAGCGCGGTGGGGTCGCCGGTGACCGGGGTAGGGACGGTATGA
- a CDS encoding amidohydrolase family protein, whose translation MPRPHDIPVIDTLIGFRDTHQMGVASTKGDWQRHPAEYMFKDIPEEIGEADDRLASIAETLAQMDAHNIRVGVIHMSDDRALEAMRRHPDRFAAIRPVDPNKGMDAVRLIQREYDEGLIKGVSFFPSGQQPPVPINDRRAYPIYAKCIELDLPIFVNVGVPGPRIPMMPQYVGHLDEVCYDLPELKLVMRHGAEPWEDLAVKLLLKWPNLYYSTSAFAPKYWPEAIIRFANSRGSDKVIYGGYFPMGLELTRIFAEMDEVPFKAEVWPKFLYDNAAKVLGLPPRE comes from the coding sequence GTGCCACGCCCCCACGATATCCCCGTGATCGACACGCTGATCGGCTTTCGCGACACGCACCAGATGGGCGTCGCCAGCACCAAGGGCGACTGGCAGCGCCACCCGGCCGAATATATGTTCAAGGACATTCCCGAAGAAATCGGGGAAGCCGACGACCGCCTCGCCTCGATCGCGGAAACGCTTGCCCAGATGGACGCGCACAACATCCGCGTCGGCGTGATCCACATGTCGGACGACCGCGCGCTCGAGGCAATGCGCCGCCATCCGGACCGCTTCGCCGCGATCCGTCCGGTCGATCCCAACAAGGGCATGGACGCGGTCCGGCTGATCCAGCGCGAGTACGACGAGGGGCTAATCAAGGGCGTATCCTTCTTCCCCTCGGGCCAGCAACCGCCGGTGCCAATCAACGACAGACGCGCCTATCCGATCTACGCCAAGTGCATCGAACTCGACTTGCCGATTTTCGTCAACGTCGGCGTGCCCGGCCCGCGTATCCCGATGATGCCGCAATATGTCGGCCATCTCGACGAGGTCTGTTACGACCTGCCCGAGCTCAAGCTGGTCATGCGCCACGGCGCCGAGCCCTGGGAGGACCTGGCGGTAAAGCTGCTGCTGAAATGGCCTAACCTCTATTATTCGACCTCCGCCTTCGCGCCGAAATACTGGCCCGAGGCGATCATCAGGTTCGCCAACTCGCGCGGGTCCGACAAGGTGATCTATGGCGGCTATTTTCCCATGGGCCTCGAGTTGACGCGGATCTTCGCCGAAATGGACGAAGTGCCGTTTAAGGCCGAGGTCTGGCCGAAGTTCCTCTACGACAATGCCGCCAAAGTGCTGGGGCTGCCGCCGCGCGAATAG
- a CDS encoding Gfo/Idh/MocA family protein, translated as MTGAPLRIGFAGANAERGWARDAHIPALKALPGLVIHAVSARTREIADQAASAFGAARAYDNSLDLARDPEIDVVAVTVKVPEHRAIVLAALQAGKHVYCEWPLARDTAEAEELAEAAHKAGVHVAIGLQGANSLAVRHASRLVHEGAIGRPLNLRVVSATAGWGAIAPPHYAYLQDRRNGATLATIAGGHTLAMAAAVIGPFVEVGACNSILRDRVEIAGTGELVERTCADHLLIHGRHAGGCVSSIEIVSGDGMPLRFELQGTEGKLEITGRHPGGYQCAALTVTGPPGSEPQPSSDLQGLEGAAINVAELYRRFEQDIRSGNRTVADFDMAVKLHRLLDAIEVASGEGHNVRPYDIETER; from the coding sequence ATGACAGGCGCCCCGCTCAGGATCGGCTTTGCAGGCGCCAATGCGGAGCGTGGCTGGGCGCGCGATGCGCATATCCCGGCACTCAAGGCGTTGCCGGGTCTGGTGATCCATGCAGTATCGGCGCGGACGCGAGAGATCGCCGATCAGGCAGCAAGCGCCTTCGGCGCTGCCCGCGCCTATGACAATTCGCTCGACCTCGCGCGCGATCCAGAAATCGATGTTGTCGCGGTTACGGTTAAGGTGCCCGAGCACCGGGCCATCGTCCTAGCCGCACTGCAAGCCGGCAAGCATGTCTACTGCGAATGGCCGCTGGCACGTGACACGGCCGAGGCCGAGGAGCTCGCCGAGGCAGCGCACAAGGCCGGCGTCCATGTCGCGATCGGGTTGCAGGGTGCAAATTCGCTCGCGGTGCGCCATGCCTCCCGGCTGGTGCACGAAGGGGCGATCGGGCGGCCGCTCAATCTCCGAGTCGTGTCGGCGACCGCCGGTTGGGGCGCGATAGCGCCGCCGCACTACGCCTATCTCCAGGACCGGCGCAACGGCGCGACCCTGGCCACGATCGCCGGCGGCCACACGCTCGCCATGGCTGCCGCAGTGATCGGGCCCTTCGTCGAGGTCGGTGCCTGCAATTCGATCCTGCGCGACCGCGTCGAGATCGCCGGGACCGGCGAACTGGTCGAGCGGACCTGCGCCGATCACCTGCTGATCCATGGCCGGCATGCGGGCGGCTGCGTCTCCAGCATCGAGATCGTCAGCGGCGACGGCATGCCGCTGCGCTTCGAGCTCCAAGGCACAGAGGGTAAGCTGGAGATCACCGGACGCCATCCCGGCGGCTATCAGTGTGCCGCGCTCACGGTTACGGGCCCGCCGGGGAGCGAGCCGCAACCGTCGTCGGACCTGCAGGGACTCGAGGGCGCAGCGATCAACGTCGCTGAGCTCTATCGCCGATTCGAACAGGATATCCGCTCGGGCAATAGAACGGTCGCCGACTTCGACATGGCGGTAAAGCTACACCGCCTGCTCGACGCGATCGAGGTAGCATCGGGCGAAGGACATAACGTCAGGCCCTATGACATCGAAACAGAACGCTGA
- a CDS encoding acyl-CoA dehydrogenase family protein, protein MDLQYSDADRDFRARAREWLKTNVPQHSRPAEGFAAAQFDRDWQRKLYDHGWAGVAWPKEYGGLGLSGLRQVIWYEELARARAPHHINTTYVAMMHAGPTVIARGTDAQKSFHLHRILSGEVLWCQGFSEPNAGSDLAALKTRGVIDGDHIVVTGAKMWTTDAQYADFQELLIRTDPGSERHKGLTWIICDMKTPGIDIKPVRTMLQDEHVSMVFYDDVRIPIANVVGEIGQGWSTALATLSFERGLGFIGDQLELYERVNRAIELAEKTRLEDGRRAIEDDGVAQRLAAIKADCIAIRSMTLGDITETDRTGVPGPKGSMMKLMVTATHKALSEVVSDILGWSFLEFDGDRSAHPWTYDYLWSWVFSISGGTNEIQREITADRVLGLPRAR, encoded by the coding sequence ATGGATCTCCAATATTCCGATGCCGACCGGGACTTCCGCGCCAGGGCCCGCGAATGGCTCAAAACCAATGTCCCGCAGCATAGCCGGCCGGCCGAAGGCTTTGCGGCGGCGCAATTCGACCGCGACTGGCAGCGCAAGCTTTACGATCATGGCTGGGCTGGCGTCGCCTGGCCCAAGGAGTACGGCGGCCTCGGCCTGTCCGGACTGCGGCAGGTCATCTGGTACGAGGAACTGGCGCGCGCCCGCGCGCCGCACCACATCAACACCACTTATGTCGCAATGATGCACGCGGGCCCCACCGTAATCGCGCGCGGCACCGACGCACAGAAGAGCTTCCACCTGCACCGCATCCTGTCGGGTGAGGTGCTGTGGTGCCAGGGGTTTTCCGAACCCAACGCCGGGTCGGACCTCGCCGCACTCAAGACGCGCGGCGTGATCGACGGCGACCACATCGTCGTCACGGGCGCCAAGATGTGGACCACCGACGCGCAATATGCCGACTTCCAGGAACTGCTGATCCGCACCGATCCCGGCTCCGAACGACACAAGGGGTTGACCTGGATCATCTGCGACATGAAGACGCCGGGCATCGACATCAAACCGGTTCGCACGATGTTGCAGGACGAGCACGTCTCCATGGTGTTCTACGACGACGTGCGCATACCCATCGCGAATGTCGTCGGCGAGATCGGCCAGGGCTGGTCAACCGCACTGGCGACGCTGAGCTTCGAGCGCGGCCTGGGCTTCATCGGCGACCAGCTCGAGCTCTACGAGCGCGTGAACCGCGCAATCGAGTTGGCCGAGAAGACCAGACTGGAAGACGGCCGCCGGGCGATCGAGGACGACGGCGTGGCCCAACGCCTCGCCGCGATCAAGGCGGACTGCATCGCCATCCGCTCGATGACGCTGGGCGACATCACCGAGACCGACCGCACCGGCGTCCCCGGTCCCAAGGGATCGATGATGAAGCTGATGGTCACGGCGACGCACAAGGCGCTGAGCGAAGTCGTCAGCGATATCCTGGGCTGGAGCTTCCTCGAATTCGATGGTGACCGCAGCGCCCATCCCTGGACCTACGACTATCTGTGGAGCTGGGTCTTCTCGATTTCCGGCGGCACCAACGAGATCCAGCGCGAGATCACCGCGGACCGGGTGCTCGGGCTGCCGAGGGCGCGCTGA
- a CDS encoding acyl-CoA dehydrogenase family protein, with product MYLAPDGDEVEIADAAGTFLADAMPIDRLHSPGSADTTATVRRLFGDMGWFALAVPECEGGSGLSAVEHALFFREVGRQCGPVDVLAQCLAANAAIDGGLRGEIIAGRRGVALLVADGEAHRLIGSADSDLGLSVELGCARLFSLAAVPAAPRPSLDPANSLRIVETLPAPLESIDSERTWQLGQLGAAAMLVGIAEAALDLIVDYAKIRETFGRKIGSWQAVRHPCADMAVRLEAARSQLWYAAAAVKERRVDAAVHLDVAKHMANVAALANTDANIQLHGGIGVTDEHNAHLLMKHALLLSRLFGAKRMLLGRLLDARVED from the coding sequence CGGTTCCGCCGACACGACTGCCACAGTGCGCCGGCTCTTCGGTGACATGGGCTGGTTCGCTCTTGCCGTACCCGAGTGTGAGGGCGGCAGCGGGCTATCGGCGGTCGAGCATGCCTTGTTCTTTCGCGAAGTGGGCCGGCAATGCGGTCCAGTCGACGTTCTCGCGCAGTGCCTTGCCGCGAATGCGGCTATTGATGGCGGGCTGCGCGGTGAGATCATCGCCGGTAGACGCGGAGTCGCGCTGCTGGTCGCCGATGGCGAAGCGCACAGACTGATCGGCTCGGCCGATAGCGATCTTGGGCTGTCGGTCGAACTCGGATGCGCACGTCTCTTTTCCCTAGCAGCAGTGCCAGCGGCGCCGCGTCCTTCGCTCGATCCAGCGAACTCGCTGCGCATCGTGGAGACGCTGCCCGCGCCGCTGGAGAGCATCGACAGCGAGCGCACCTGGCAACTCGGTCAACTCGGCGCGGCCGCCATGCTGGTCGGTATCGCCGAGGCGGCGCTCGATCTCATCGTCGACTATGCCAAGATCCGCGAGACCTTCGGCCGCAAGATCGGCTCGTGGCAGGCCGTGCGCCACCCCTGCGCCGACATGGCAGTGCGCCTCGAGGCGGCGCGCTCGCAGCTTTGGTATGCCGCTGCGGCGGTCAAGGAAAGGCGCGTTGACGCCGCCGTCCATCTCGACGTCGCCAAGCACATGGCCAATGTCGCCGCGCTCGCCAATACCGACGCGAATATCCAGCTCCACGGCGGCATTGGCGTGACCGACGAGCACAATGCGCATCTACTGATGAAGCATGCGCTGCTGCTTTCGCGCCTGTTCGGCGCGAAGCGCATGTTGCTCGGCCGGCTGCTCGACGCGCGAGTGGAGGACTGA